A single genomic interval of Ischnura elegans chromosome 3, ioIscEleg1.1, whole genome shotgun sequence harbors:
- the LOC124156124 gene encoding uncharacterized protein LOC124156124: protein MPKENCCLLTLCLRLKDWDTWTEGGPKGCRYNRSKSGWFDSAIFEEWFFSLVLPRLRKQDGVKVLLGDNLASHINHAVIKECQENHIHFVCLPPHSTHLTQPLDVAYFHPMKVAWRCILQEWRRTAEGERFTTLPKDNFAKLLNQLFTRALNGKGQNLISGFRKCGICPLNRNEVLKRLPREDRVNPDLIGDAFMQALLTKRADAHNHSVHKKRKRLNIEPGKSICPDDLEETSSRGSSVTPESTQQKKRGRPKKKIVSNDSDTSDDFNGLDNLDFCTENGEVRPAVSTDCRNGVHEQDSHLRFKKGDYVAVKYNGDLFPGRIIELPRHDQPGPSVECMEKHNKFWRWPEKKDVLQYDWEDIKQTIFIIIVLTYYFT, encoded by the coding sequence ATGCCAAAGGAGAATTGTTGCCTCCTTACGTTGTGTTTAAGGCTGAAAGACTGGGATACATGGACTGAAGGTGGGCCCAAGGGTTGCCGTTATAACCGATCAAAAAGTGGTTGGTTTGATTCTGCCATTTTTGAAGAATGGTTCTTCAGTCTTGTTCTTCCAAGACTAAGAAAACAGGATGGTGTTAAAGTGCTCCTAGGGGATAATTTGGCCTCTCATATTAATCATGCTGTCATTAAAGAATGTCAGGAAAATCACATTCACTTTGTTTGTCTTCCTCCTCATTCAACTCACCTCACCCAGCCATTGGATGTTGCCTACTTCCATCCAATGAAAGTTGCATGGAGATGCATACTACAGGAATGGAGACGAACTGCTGAGGGTGAGAGGTTTACAACTTTGCCTAAggataattttgcaaaattgCTGAATCAGCTCTTTACCAGAGCATTAAATGGCAAAGGGCAAAACTTAATTTCAGGTTTCAGGAAATGTGGGATTTGTCCTCTCAATAGAAATGAAGTTTTGAAGCGTCTGCCTAGGGAGGACAGAGTGAATCCTGATTTAATAGGTGATGCATTCATGCAAGCTTTACTAACCAAACGAGCTGATGCTCATAATCACAGTGTTCACAAGAAGCGgaagaggctaaatattgaaccTGGAAAGAGCATATGCCCTGATGACCTGGAAGAAACCTCTTCCCGAGGATCTTCCGTCACTCCTGAGAGCACTCAGCAGAAAAAACGTGGGAGaccaaaaaagaaaattgtttccAATGACTCTGATACCTCTGATGACTTCAATGGTCTGGATAACCTTGATTTTTGCACGGAAAATGGTGAGGTGAGGCCTGCAGTATCGACTGACTGTAGAAATGGAGTGCATGAGCAGGATAGTCACCTCAGGTTTAAGAAAGGTGACTATGTTGCTGTAAAATATAATGGAGACCTGTTCCCGGGAAGGATAATAGAATTGCCAAGACATGACCAACCAGGACCATCTGTAGAGTGTATggaaaaacacaataaattttGGAGATGGCCAGAAAAGAAGGATGTCCTACAGTATGACTGGGAGGACATTAAgcaaacaatttttatcattattgtccTTACCTACTACTTCACTTAA
- the LOC124156125 gene encoding uncharacterized protein LOC124156125: MQVFSAQTDPTTLRLHGLPINPQTGVSMKLGVRPVTAVAPRRRTETALRGMLPATTATRLGIWPRCALPSVAGPRTREHRSRSRAPTESTAVPPQPQPMRSSSRPWVQTIKFTEVQAATEDYPHSPENTTWLGWPDEWVAIQNPPPEGSPPCDNPGARPATEPNSSRPQRTVKPPSHLDDFVLT; this comes from the exons ATGCAAGTGTTTTCCGCACAGACTGATCCCACAACCCTCAGGCTCCACGGTCTACCCATCAACCCTCAAACAGGCGTCAGCATGAAGTTGGGCGTACGACCTGTTACCGCTGTGGCGCCGAGACGCCGCACAGAGACTGCCCTGCGAGGAATGCTACCTGCCACAACTGCCACAAGGTTGGGCATCTGGCCAAGATGTGCTTTGCCAAGCGTCGCCGGGCCCAGAACCAGGGAGCACCGCAGCCGTTCCAGAGCACCAACAGAGAGCACCGCCGTGCCACCCCAGCCGCAGCCCATGCGATCATCGAGCCGCCCCTGGGTTCAGACGATCAAATTCACGGAG GTTCAAGCTGCAACTGAGGACTATCCTCATTCGCCTGAAAACACCACCTGGCTGGGTTGGCCTGATGAGTGGGTGGCCATACAAAATCCTCCGCCCGAAGGGTCTCCGCCCTGTGATAACCCTGGAGCAAGACCAGCTACAGAGCCAAATTCATCTCGGCCTCAGCGGACAGTCAAACCTCCATCTCACCTAGATGACTTTGTACTCACCTAG